In the Paenibacillus sp. FSL R7-0337 genome, CTTGGTTCCATAGGCTACTGAAAGATTGTGCGTTTGCTTTTCTAAGCGGTTAGCGGGTGTTGCATTATCCTTGTTTAGAGTCAGAGGGACCTGGAAAGTTACCAGCCGGTAAGCTGGCGCATCCTTAACTGGAGATGGCACCAAAATTTCATTGCCGTCTTTTAACGCTACAGCACCACTGCTTCCAAGTGTTAACCCTTCCCCATATTTAATAGCGGGGACTACACTATCCAGCTTCACAACTGCCGATCCGCTAAAAGGTACTCCTGCATTATCAGGAACCATCATCTGGACAAACAGATTGGCGGTGTCGCTGTCTTCTGTCATCACTGGCTGGTCTCCGTATAAGAAATCCTGACCCTGGCCCTTTGAATCTCCTAAATACATGGCGACTATGGGGTTCTTCTCATCATAGTAGAAAATTGAATATTGAAAGCTGAGTGTGTCAGAACCATTCTGGACAACCAGCTTAAGGCTATTTACCCCAGGCTTAAGCTCCATACGCTGGGAAAAGAAGGTGCCGTCCTGCAATAATGATGTGCTTGAAGCCGTACCCTCATTAAGAGCAACTGTAACCTTGGTAACATTCTGGGCCTTGCCTTCAAGTGTGATTTCCTTGTTGGCTACGACCAGTTGTGCGCCTTCATTCAGATTCAGCTTCTCTGATCCCCCTAGAACCTGAAGCTTCTCTACATAGGGTACCTGATCAAATAGAACGTAAAATGCTTCGGAGCGGTCATTACTGCCCTGTGATCCGGTCAATGTAATCCGGTTCATACCAGGATACAAGGTCAAATTGGCACTGAAGCGGTTGTCAGGACTATCAACATCCAGCTGAACAACTCCAGGCGTAACATGTGTAGGATCTTCCAGCCACTTACCGTTCTTCTGATCCCACGTCAATAACTGTACATTGGCTCCAAGTGTAGAACTGGTTACCTTGGTGAAGGTTCCTGTTACTGTCAGACTCGCATCTGTCACCTGCAATACATTGTCTCTGGCAATTTGCGCAGATGACGATGATGAAGCTGGCGGCAGCAGGGTCAGATCAACCGTATTCCGCAGCTTTTGATTATCCGGTGTAAAATAACTGGTCGGCTTATCTGCAGCCGCCGCAATATTCATAAGTCCTGGTGGGACTAAGGATACCAATAAAGCGAACAGAAGTGTCCAGATAAATGTTTTTCTCATGCGCTGCATGTCATTAACCTCTCCCTTTTGTTGATGATAATTATTTTATCGGTCCAGCAGCCCATAATTTGAAGGACTACGCCCAACTTTTCTGTAAGCGGCATCCAGATCTGCAATAGCAAAGGCCCCAGCTTGCCCGGCTATGAGAATAAAACAAAAAAAGCGTACCCTTATGAAAGGATACGCACTAGTATTTAATGAAACTAATTGAAGTTACGCCAGGATGCCGAAGAATTTATAGCTTGCTTCCCCGCTCCTGCCCAACCTTCATCCGCATTCTCAAGAACAAGTCAATCACCGGACGCTTGGTCTTGCTGATGACGCCGGTAATCTCTGCACCGATCTGCAGGAAGAAGAGCATGACGCAGATGACTACGAAAGTAACCCAGTTGGCTTCGTAGAGCGAAGCAGAGGTCTGGATGACTGCCAGGATGCCGAAGAATGCGGCAATGCCGTAGATGATCAGTACTGTCTGGCGGTGGCTGAAGCCAAGCTCACGCAGGCAGTGATGGAGATGGCCCTTGTCCGGAGCGAAGATCGGCTTCTTCTGCAGCTTGCGCCGGACGATGGCGAAGAACGTATCCGATAACGGAACTCCGATGATAAGGAGTGGTGTAATGAATGAAACCACCGCAATCTGTTTGAAGCCGAGCAGTGCGAGCAGCGCCAGGCAGAAGCCCAGGAACAGCGAGCCCGTATCGCCCATGAAGATTTTGGCAGGATGGAAATTGAAGAACAGGAATCCCAGAATGCTGCCTAGAAGCAGCAGACAGAGCAAGGCAACCATGGTGTTACCCATCAGGAAGGCCATGACGGCAATCGTAGCAATTGCGATACCAGATACGCCTGCTGCAAGCCCGTCCAGCCCGTCGATCAGATTCACAGCGTTCGTGACACCGACAATCCAGAAGATCGTCAGAGGGATGGCAATCCAGCTCTCTAGGGAAGAATAGCTATTATGAAAAGGAATATTTACGAAATCAACCGTGATGCCAAACCCGAAAACTACGATACAGGCAGCGGCAATTTGGCCCAGCAGCTTCACTTTGGCTGACAGCTCAAAACGGTCATCCAGACCGCCGATCAACACAATCAGACCGCCGCCGCATAGCAGCGCCTTAATGAAATTAGTCTCCCGGGGAGTGAAGTCATACGGAATAAACGGCAATACGGCAAGCAGGCCTAACACAAACGCCAGAAATATGCCGAGTCCGCCGAGGCGGGGCATGATCTTCGTATGCACTTTCCGGGCATTTGGCACATCTGTCGCACCGATCTTAATAGCGAATTTCTTCACGAACGGCGTCAAAAGCAGTGCAAGCCCCATGCACACAATGAATCCGGCGATGTATATGATTAACATTTGAAAAGTCGACCTCCATTTCTCTACCGCATTGAATTATACGCTGAACCAAAAACAAATTCCAATACTGTTTTTAGGCGATACCCCGGATTTTTTCAGTAAATTTCCTCATTTTACTGGTCTTTTGTTACTTTATCTTTCTCTCGTACCACTTTTACTGCGAATTTCGGCAGCGCAAGCATTCTTTTGTAACGTGTAGGTTCCTTAAGCAGCCGGTATAACCATTCTGCCCTTAATTTCTGGAAGGCAACAGGAGCACGGCGGCTCTTGCCTGAGATCACATCAAAGCTCCCGCCAACACCCATCATCACCGGAATCTGCAGCCGGGATTTGTACTGGGCAATCCATGGTTCCTGACTGTCCGCCCCTCTGGCAACAAAGAGCAAGTCAGGCTTCGCTTCAAGGATGCCGCCCACAATCTGTTCGTCCTCTGCCGGACCAAAATACCCGTCATGATATCCTGCGATGACAATACCGGGATATCTTGTTTGTAACCGGGAAGCCGTCTCGCGAATCACCTCAGGAGTTGAACCGAGCAAATATACTCTCCAGTTATAGCTTTCGCCTTGGTGCAATAATTCATGTAAAAGATCAAAACCGGCTACACGCTCAGCTACAGGCTCATGGCAATATTCCGCTGCCCATACCACTCCAGTCCCGTCGGGGACAACCAGCTCTGCTGATTTCATAATCTCCATATAAGACGGATTCTCCAGCGCCGCCATAACCATGATCGGATTAGCAGTA is a window encoding:
- a CDS encoding MraY family glycosyltransferase; amino-acid sequence: MLIIYIAGFIVCMGLALLLTPFVKKFAIKIGATDVPNARKVHTKIMPRLGGLGIFLAFVLGLLAVLPFIPYDFTPRETNFIKALLCGGGLIVLIGGLDDRFELSAKVKLLGQIAAACIVVFGFGITVDFVNIPFHNSYSSLESWIAIPLTIFWIVGVTNAVNLIDGLDGLAAGVSGIAIATIAVMAFLMGNTMVALLCLLLLGSILGFLFFNFHPAKIFMGDTGSLFLGFCLALLALLGFKQIAVVSFITPLLIIGVPLSDTFFAIVRRKLQKKPIFAPDKGHLHHCLRELGFSHRQTVLIIYGIAAFFGILAVIQTSASLYEANWVTFVVICVMLFFLQIGAEITGVISKTKRPVIDLFLRMRMKVGQERGSKL
- a CDS encoding WecB/TagA/CpsF family glycosyltransferase encodes the protein MKADSALPTVPIFGIRVSKADMKTTVSYLTEAVHKREPHQVITANPIMVMAALENPSYMEIMKSAELVVPDGTGVVWAAEYCHEPVAERVAGFDLLHELLHQGESYNWRVYLLGSTPEVIRETASRLQTRYPGIVIAGYHDGYFGPAEDEQIVGGILEAKPDLLFVARGADSQEPWIAQYKSRLQIPVMMGVGGSFDVISGKSRRAPVAFQKLRAEWLYRLLKEPTRYKRMLALPKFAVKVVREKDKVTKDQ